A window of Corvus hawaiiensis isolate bCorHaw1 chromosome 15, bCorHaw1.pri.cur, whole genome shotgun sequence genomic DNA:
cccagctgctgctgtgaaacacctgcagcctcaCCCAGCGTTACTCTTTGTAGCCTGGCGGCACAAAGAGACCCAGGGCAAACCTCGACATTCCCATAATTAGAGACAGTCCCAAGATTGTTGTAATTGGGGTGTTCTGGGCGCTGTTCTGCTGCACAGAAGGGGTCTTGCTGGCACCATGAGCTGCTCATCCCTGTTTCAGTCTCCAGGGTTATCCCCAATTTCTTACACCTACAGGAGAATGTGTGAAGAAGGTCACATTCCAAGCTGCCTCTGCTTCGCAAGCAGCGTTGAAAACCAACCTCTAGATCAGAGAAGGCCTTTTGCAATCTGCTTTGCTCTCCAAAGAAATGACACATGATGTTTTCTCTGGGCAGGCAGATCCCTGTCTGCCCACGTTGGTTCATTGCTGAGGGACATTGCAGAAAACCAGTGGGCAGCCAGTGCTAACAGAGCTGATGTCCAGGTCATGCTCACAATCACTGCCACAGCCTGTCTGGGCACCTCACCCATCACTTAGCTGCTAGTGGAAGGTAATTACGTCAACTGTCGCTTGTAGAGGATCCTTTGAGATTCTCCGGCCTCTGGAAATCTCGGCTGATGAAAGGAAGGGCTCAGAGTCATAGTGTTAATTTATAATTCATTAACAGCGAGGCGCTGCCAGTGCCGCGTGCTGTAGAGGCAGCAGTCTCACAGTCAAATAGTTAATGATCTTAAGTGACAATGTGTCACTTCCCAGAGACTGGAGAGAGCAGCTCTCTAAAAGGAGacaatttatttccaaaagaCATGACTCTCTGCAACCATTTAGTGCCAAGTCCCTTCCCGGGGCTGGAACGCCCCTCCTGTGAGAGGGAGGTCTGTGTGCAGGAAGGCTTTTCAGTGTCAGTTGTGATTTCTGAGGACCAGGATAAATTGAGGCTCTGGGAGTTGGTGCTGGGGGTGTGGGGCACATTCAGGctccttcttctccccctcTGCTGAGTGTGGGAGTCGGGATAAGTGAATGCCAGATCcagcagttattttttttttcctgggcagcagcagagaggatgAGGACAGCCCTCAGGAACCACGATGCCTTGGAGACAGGCAGAGCTCCCGACTGTGCTGGAGATCCCTGTGATCCTCAGGGAGCCTCTTCCAGGGGCATGTCTGCTAAACAGGAAAATCCTGCAGGCAATTAGGGGGAAACTGTGAGTAGAAATGATAAATCCTCTGTGATGCAGAGTGAGCAGGATTGCTCAGGAGTGaccaagggcagagcaggaccCTAGCGGAACCCCCAGcctcccaccccagcagctcaTCCTGGATGCTCCTTAGCatggagaggaggagagttctCCTTTATGAGCACCTtgttggaaataattttttttattgcttctcaATAAAATCCTGCCACAACAGCACAAATCCTCTCACCATTACTAATCTAACTCTCCCTCCAGGAAATTCAAGGCAGGAAACGTTGTCTGCATGCCAAGGTATTTTATGGTACAATTCTTTAAGCAGTACCTCGGCACTTTATGTCATTATCTGATGTTTTGGATTTAGGAAATGCCATTCAATTACCCCCCCAACCTGATTAACACATTACATACActtattttgttctgctttattttatatCATTCCTTCTGTTTTTGTGCATTGTTCTACTTGTTGCTGGCCAAAATATACCTCAGGCCAGTCTAGACCTTTCTGTTAATGCAGTTTCTCTCTCTGGCTTCATTCAGCATAAATGGTTTGTTACTGCGGTCTTTCTTGatgtggagaaaaataaaattatatctgAAAAGTGAATTAATTGCAGGTGTTTTGGGGGGCTGGCTATGTCACAGCTAATGCAGTGAGGCAGAGCTGAGATTCAGTGAGGGATTGGGATCCTCAGCCTTATGCTGTTAGCATGCAGCTCCCAGACAGTCAAATTATTCCAGACACCCTTGCCCGCGATATCATCTATGCTTAAAAGACTCGAGATATGCAGGCAGCAATCAGATAGCTGAACTACAAGGAGAAATAATAGGAGAGTGGGGCTTAGAGCAGGGGCTTTGCCGGCTGTAAATTGAATTTCTGTTCTCATAGAAGATCCAGCTCTGCCCCCGTGTGCAGAGGTCTGGGAacagcagcttggctggaaGCTCCTGCAGTTGTTCCACATCCCCAGCGAACCGCAGAGAAACGCGGTTTGCGTCGGTTCCTCCTCCAGCACGGAGCCCCTTTGTTCTCCATCaccctgtgacagcagcagacCTGAGCAAGGACAATGACACCGCTGCTGGCATGACAACACGGCTTGCATGCGCACATCCACCTtcttatttaataataatataataataaaagagCATCGTTGCTCTTTGTAGCCAGAGGAAGCCTGTGGCAAGTTTTAAACCAATGCAGGGAGCATCAATGAAGAATTTTTTAGGTTGTGGTAGGCTGTGGACTTACTTGAGATGGGGAGTctcaagagcagaggaaaagcttCCCAGGAAATTATCACTTCTATGGGAAGAAATACTGCTGGATTAGGAACTGTCTAGAATTTCCAGAGTTATTGGAAATTTACCTTAATACGAGAGGAGCCATCATATGATGACCAACATTTATCCCATTCATGTGGCCACAACCTTCCTGAATATTTGCCCTCTAAGCACCTGAAATAGAAGGAAGCATTTTATTTAGgaattttatttaatcttttgtATGGATCTCATATCTgtagaaacatttaaataatcCCGAAGTCAATTTACTGAGCCCTCCATCATGACACTCCTGAATCTCAGAATCACGggatagtttgggttggaagtgatctgtggagatcacccagtccagcccccctgccaaggcagggacaccgggagcaggtgacacaggaacatggccaggtgggtttggaatgacTCCAGACAGGGAGACTccatgacctccctgggcagctgttccaggtcTCTGCAACTCTCAATGGAAAGAAGTTtctcctcatgttgaggtggaacttgtgttttagtttatggccactgctccttgtgctgtcactgggcaccactgagaagagtctggcaccaCCACACTCATCACAGAGGGGTTTGGGCAGGTGGGCTCACTTTGCCCTTCCCGTTCACAACAGGTGTATGACATTTCCCAAGGCTCACTGTCGTGGGAACTGTTGTTTTTCACTGCTCCTAATGCCTGTTTTCAGTCCATCTGCTTCCCTGTGATTACTCCTGTCCCATTCCCTCTGTTTCCTATTAATGGGGCTCCTTGTGCAATCCCCTGTCacacctgtcccagcagctctcGTGCCCTGCCCTGGATACTGCTCTTTgtctcccatcccttctcccagaCCCTGCAGCGAGGGTCCTTCTCTGtatctctttttctccctgatGCCCCATGAagtggcaggggctgctgggggagaaGAGCTGCTTTTGGAGCAGTCCTGGATGGCCACCAAGACCCTCAGGGGCAGCATGTGGGGCAGAGGGGATCTCCCAGTGGATCTACCTAATGACAGGGCAGGTGTTGGCCCAACATGAGAGCGATGCCGCTCCCTGGCAGACACCTGCCAGCCACAACAACTCCTGGAGGCTTCAGCCTGGCAGGAAACACAacaggagaagcagcacagtTTCTGCTAATGGGGATCTCAGATCTGGAGGTGGGTTTGGAGGAGTTTGGGTCGCAGGGCTGAAGAGGAGACAGACTCTGCTCCTGGAGCCACCCCAGCCACACGGCTGGCCAGCACCACCTCCACTGGTGGCTGGTGTGAGTTCTGAGGAAGCTTTGTTTTCAGACTTTGGCATTCCTGCCTCTGGAGATTAATCAGTATTAATGCTTCCACGACTACCGCTTCCTTTCCAAATGTGCTCACAATCAGTTCAAGGAATCTGAAAGTCAGCTCACTCAGGATGCTAAGAATGCGACAGAAACAACTTTCAAAGGAACCCTTCAACTTGTGATATTTGTGAAAGACATCCAAATAgcattattcatttatttttcaggaaaatgatTTCATTGATACAAACAGGCCAAATCCCACAAGCTCCATTCTGTGACTACAGTTCCCTTACACTTTCAGCTACATTTTTGTGATTTATCTGCTCGTGCCAAGTGTTGAACATCTCCCAGGATAATAAGAAAACCAATTCtgattttctatttaaaactcAGGCTGCCTTTAAGCCACATGTATGAATCAAGCTTCTTCTGAAGCACAAACAAGTTCCATCCGTCACTTCCTTCCGTGACTACCTTAAAtcaaaaatttattattttatgcaaTATCCCTTATTTGTTTTTCCGTACACCTGCGATAGAGTTGAGCCACTTAGCAGAGCCTAGCACATTATTTATCACTTATCTTCCCTAAAACATGACTTTCAGCTGACACTCTAAATTTAATGCCATATAATtgagggagaagggggaagcCTAACAGCTCCCCTTCTGTTTGCAGTTACTGGAATTTTTTCTGGAATGCCTTTGGTGTTAACAAGCCCATTTCACCTGCACAGAATACCAGTTGCTTGCCACTTATAGGAAACATTCTCCCAGTACAGATTTAAGGCTACTTATTCTCCTAAGTTCTTAATCAGACTCATGCTCATTGCCAACAGATGAATAACTCTTGCTCCTACACAGAAATGTCTTATaaacttctggggttttttgtaatgCTTTTCTCCTGAGATGACTTTCTGTTGGTGAGAAATCCAGTGTACCAGGAAATTAAAAGGAAGATTGTGGAGAGATTCACTGAGGCTTCAGCATCTTTAAAGTACACTGATGCCTGCCAGACCCCAGATCTGATGTCAGTAAAAGCTTAGATTGTCCCATGCTGCTGTCCCCCAACTCTGCTGTACCATGAAATTCTCCTGGAGCCCAATTCCTGTCTAGCCCAGTTCCTCTCTAGATATGGTGAGCACAAATCAAACACTTCCAACAAATGggctcttttttcccttccccaacTTCCATATGCCATTTCACAACATCCACTATTGAGACAGTGCTCCTGCTTGGAAAGTACAAATCACTCATTGTACAGCAAGGCGCCTTTGTTAACAAGCTGGGTGTAGCtcacatttttgtttaattcttCTGGGCATCTCTCTAACAAACAAGTACTCTTTGGAGCTCAACTCAGTAATCGATACAATTTTATTAGTTTACAGAGCAAATAATTACCTCCTGGTGATGACTTCACAAGGTCGAGGAGATGCATATATAtactggggaaggagaaggctgAGAACCATCCACCCTCCGGCAACCGACCCACACGGAGCAGCCGTTACCACCACCGCCGACATGAAGATGGCCAACTGTGCTGCCCTTCTGGGGCTGGTCCTTCTCGGCTGCCTTTCTGGTAAGGCATTTTTGGGCATTTTTGTAACATTCTGTGCTGGTCTAGACCTCCTGATCCTTTGCCTGCCTCTGGGCATCCTGAAGGAGAGTGCAGCCTGTTGGGGATGTGATGGTTTAGGAATACGCAGGCTCTCTTTTCAATGAACTTCACCCGTGTGCAGATAAACACATGGGATCTATGCTTTAAGCTTTTGAGCCTTAGTGGGGATTATAGTGCtaaaaaaggataaaatttTGGGTCCTATTTCTTGCTTAGTGAGTCAAAATTTCTGGTTTCACaaataagtgattttttttaaaatcttggttTCTCACTTCACATTTACTTGGAGTAGATGAAACATTTGGGAAGATAATTGCTTAAGGTGTATTTGGCCACTCTGTAGGGAAATTTATGATTCCAAAGGAATTTCAGTGAAGGATATCAcacaattttatatttttataattataattttataatttctgtttttattgtaGATCTTGCTGTTGCTCAAAGACGGGTGAGTAGTAGATCTTCTTTGTCATTTAGTCTTGATTTCTAAGTCTAGATGAATAATTCATACTCATATTCCAAGGAAGgcttgagggaaaaaaaaaaggatgaataACAAAGAAGTGCCCCTAAGTGCACCTCTTTTCCCCAACATAAGAAAATACCTTTGTCAGAGAGAGATAATTTAGCACGGTGATGATTAAAAAGACAGCGATTAATAATGTAGAGTGCGAGTCAGCACGGCACAGAGTGCCAGCAGAAAATCTATATGACTTTTGAATATCTGCCTAAATATCTTCCCTGTCTTGATTCCCCAAGGAATGATCATTTTTGCCTGTAATTCTTGCCAAAAGTACTTTAAGCCTTAACAGCAGAGAGGTGCTTTCGTATGCTGTAAGAAACACAACATGTTTTTTCTCCGCCATGGAAAAGCCATAGAGATTCCTCAGAGCAGCCTCCCAGTGCAGCAAAAACATGATTAGGGCAAGAACACCCTTCTCTCTGTTTGGAGACATTCCGAGTCCTGTTTCCCAGGCCTCCTGCGGCGCATACCTGCTGTCTGGAAAAACCATGAACATCGCCTGTCCCCGCAACTACGACCCGGTCTGTGGCACCAACGGCCGCACCTACCCCAACGAGTGCTCCCTCTGCAAGGACTTCCTGTGAGTAGAAGGTCCCCTAATCACCACAGTGCCAGTTCAAGCAGCAGGCAGAAGCCCTTGGGGTTGTGACTAATCATGGGGCGGACTAGATTTTTCTTAAGTTTCTGTCTTCCCTAATGCCCGGGATTTTCTGTGTCAAAGCTCCAGAATCTGATTAATTACTGGGGTTTTACGGGTGGAGAGACTTAATGATTGAGATGACTACATGGCATGAAAAGATTAAtccttgctttccttctccctctctccctctagCCGCAACCGTGCTCTTGACAAGAAACACGACGGAAGATGCGTTAGGGTACGGTCAGAGATCGGTTCCTTCTGCTGATCTGAGCAGTGGTGGGGGATAGCCAGACACAAACCTTGCCTAGGATTCGTTCTGTACTGAACCCACATAATTGCTAACTCTCAGAAGTGGagtgaaaatgaagaatttcagATTTGCAGgaatttaatttgcattttgtttgaACTGCTAAAATCAGCgagttttaaaatgcaaaatatcttCTGTATAACACCAGGCTTTAGAATGGAAACTTTTGATTTCAAGAGTGTTTCGTTCAGTGTTATGAAAACACTTCTCTTTAGATTTAGACTTAGAGGCTTGTTGTAGCTAAGAAATTCCCAGAAGAAGTTTGGATTTCaacaaaattataattttgtaACAGAAAACACTGATTCTATCAGAATGCTCATCATGAAGTTAAGTTAAAGTTAGTATCAATATATGGAGCTACCATGAAGTGGCAAATAATGTCTATTTTTAGTTTAGAGTAAAGAAACACTCTGACTGTGCGATTTCACATAATACAACAACTTCCATTTCAATACACTCAGAGTAATTGCAGGAGCAGCGAGCCGAGTGTGAACTCCATTTTTGAAAGGTGCTGGCACCTCACAGCAGAAGTTGCTGCTGCATAAGGTATTTTAGGCAAAGATCCTTCACGGTGTCATTCAGGGGGAAAATCCCGAAGATGACAGGGATGAAGCCCACCTCAGGACAGATGTTGATGCTGTACCCACAGGCAGGATTTATCTGTtctcccccaaacccaccacaCTGTGGCTGGAAGCCCCTTTCATCTTGCAGCTCTGGGAAGAGGGGGAGATGTCTCTTGCACCACACTCCATTACATAGGGGTGATGCAAAGGGGAGCAGAGATTCAAAtgctgctctgtgtctgtttCAGGTTGACTGTACCGGTTTCCTGAAGCCTGGCAGTGGTTACAATATCCCCTGCACCATGGAGTACTCCCCCATCTGCGGCACCAACAGCATCACCTACAGGAACAAGTGCCAGTTCTGTAATGCTGTGGCGTAAGTGAAGGGCCTGGGTCAGGGGAGGCTTTCTGGATCAGTATTGCTCTTTTTGGTATTTGGAGCATAACGGGGCAGTTTGGCTCACgaagcagctgcactgtgcTCATGCATTctcattttccccccaaaggaGCGGCCTGGAAGTGGACCTGCAGAACTACGGACAGTGCTACACACAGGTAAAGCCAGAGATCTGCACTCTTAACTGCTGTTACATTTTGCAACACAAGTTCATGACTAAATAATAGAAACGCCTGCACTGTCCTGGTGCATTTGGCCTGGAAATAGGACTGGAGGAAAACAGTTATGCCAGGGTCAACGAGTATGGAACCAAATCCATGGCTCATGTATCTGGTCCCCTCTCTGACCTGGGAACAGCAGGCAGAGGGTGCTGAGACCTTCATTCGCTGTGAAGCTGAATGAGCAAGGGATGCAGCATCATTGATGCAGGAGCACTATTAGCAGCAGTGATTCCCTAGGTGGGAGAACTTAGTGCACTGGGGCTTGTGACCACCCCCTTTCTGTCTACTTGCCTTTGCTTGCATGGCAATTTCACTACTTATAATAAaatttattagatttttttttttgcctctgccATGTCCCTACTTCAGGCTGTTCCAGGCAAGCACATTCTCTGAGTCTGCAGAATTGCTGGAGCAACAGCGCCCTGCTCCCGAAAAGTGCTTTTGTGCTTTGCCATATcacaaatattaaataaacatAAAGCACTTACGTAGGAAACTACAgggaagaaaagctttaaaCCCTATTTTTGCTCTGTTAGCAAACGATTGACTGCAACCAGCAGAAGGGCAGCAACCTCATCTGCACCTCCGAGTACAACCCCATCTGCGGCTCCGACAGCAGAACTTACGGAAACAAGTGCCAGTTCTGCAACGCTGTCTCGTAAGTACAGAGCTCACTGCGTGGCCATGAGaccagaggagctggagctcaCATGCAGCTGTGGCAACTGGTGTggaagcccagagctcctgttaGCTCCCATCCCTACCCCATGTTCCTCTCCCCAAAGCTCACTCCTCTGCCACCCCCCAGGCGCTGCAGATCTTAAGCCTGAGTGagtcttctcctcctccccttgcAATTAAAAGCAGATCCCCGCTTGCAGGCTCATAGCATTGCTGACTGCCTCCCTGTCAGGGTGATTGAAAGTGTGACCGTAGGAGGTGTCCAAAATTATGGGGTTTGTCCCAAATCTCTTCAATGTATGAAAGCGTGTCACTCAGGGAATCTGAAAAGAGGTGGAACATTAAGTGGAGTACTTTATGGCTTGGAGAGCACAAGGGCACTTGGCTTATTTGGGTGAAGTTAGGCTATAAAAATGAGATCCATGTCTCTAATTTTggtctccctctctctcttcagACGCAGCGCTGGAGCTCTGTTCTTCAGGCACCTGGGTGAATGCTAAGCGCTGGAGCTGGACCCTTCAACATGGCATTTCCCTCACAAATTCTTCAATCAAACATGCTCTTCCTTGCTCCTTCAATTGTTATGCATCAGTCTCTGCTTTGATTGATCAATAAATTAAATGCAGCCACAATCTTTGTCATGGAATGgtttttgattttggttttgttttccaggcagGGGTAATGGTCTTCAGGCTTTTGGATACTTATTTGTCAGGCAGGAGAAGTGGTGAAATAAACCacaatgaagagaaaaacaccAGCCCAAGCCCTCACGAGAGAATGTCATTCTGTAGCCAACCATCAGAAAATGCTATAAAATAGTGCAACTGTCCTAATTTTGAAGTCTTGCAGAGTGTAAATGGATTTGTCTTTGTCACAGCACTGGAACTTGGAGGAACTGGACCTTTTAGGGACCTTGGCCTGGGGAAGTGTGAAGGGTGGCTCTGATCATCTCTAGCTGGTCACACCTGGGCAAGGGGAAGGTCTGGTGGTGCGTTATAAAAAGGAGGCTTATGGCAAAGGGAGGAGGTATCTCATAGGGAAGAAAATTAGGAACTGCTGCTTCCTTGAAGGGTGTGTCCATCGAGACTGTGCCCATCAGCAGAAAATTGCAGCAAGCTGTGCAAGGCTGTAATGAGCCTAATGAGAACCTGAGGAGAAATTAGACTGGGCTCAGGCTTTCAGCTTCTTGGGGAAGAGATCTGAAAAGCTGTACTGGGGGTATTTGAGGCAGAAGTAAGGCAGAGAACCCTTCAGGAAAAGGCCTTGGGTTTTCTAACTCCAGGAAAGAAGGGCCGGAAGATATTCTGGCAGCTCAAACATGCTTCCTATCTTAGGAAAAAAGGTGTGAAGATAACATCTTTGTGGGAGCCTGAAGCATGCACTGCAGGAACAATGACATATATGACTGCTCATGATGATGTGCCATCTTTTTGGGTGAGTCAAGGAGTTAATATGCAAACAGCACAAGCAAAAAAAGTCCTAAATGCCATGGCTCACACACTCCCTTCCTCATCCTTTCTCCACCTCCCATTCTCTTGTTATGTAAAAGAACACCTGCTGCTAAGGCTGATATTTAGGACAAAATCCTGTGACTTTCAAGACACTTCTTTTGGTCTTGTTTCCTGAAGTAGATAATTTCTTGACCAAGGATTTTATAGGTGCTTCCCACCAGAAGATAAGAGGCTTGTCtttccccagcacagagagcagtgcTTTGTCATAGGAAGAGGGATGAAAATCCTTAttttcagggggtttttttggtgctaGTACAGGTAATATAAATCACATCATACCTTTGTGCCTGCTCCTAAGAAAAGACAAATTGGAGTGTCATGAGAGTCCTCACTAGTTACCTGCTTGTGTGACTGAAAAAATAGTTATGGAACAGTAAAAGTAGCCAGTGAATGTGTTTGGCTATAATTTCTTGTTGGACAAGAGTTTTATAGAGTGGCCACAGACTAGTGGAGTTCTGGCCATAGCAGAAAATTGTCTTTGATGGCAAGGTCTTCTGGTGAGCCTCCTCTGCAGCAGTAGCTCATGCCTGAGGAGCTCAGAAGGCTTTGGAAAAGCCCAAAGAAGAGCTGCTCACCTGCAGCAAAATGGGGGGCAAATGGTGATTATGCGGCTGTGTCCCACCTGCCTCATAAGTCTCTAGCAAGGACTCTTAGAAGATGGAAAGGTTTGTAGCATTTAAGTCTAAAGATGGCCCAGCACAGGTTAAGACTCTGCCCAGCCACCCCTTAGGCTGCACAACAACGTCCAGGTGCCCTTCTTCTATCAGGGGGATGGAATTCTCCCACCTTTGCCACCAAGTCGACTGTTCAGGTGTCATAAAGAAGTGCAAATGGGCAATAACAATAATCACCTGGTTGGTAATTTAGCCTTGCCCTCTGCTCAGCCCGTAAGGGGTTGCTCCCTGCCTGGTGTTTGGTGAGGCTGGAGCCAGCCAGTTGAGCTGCAGGAACCGAAACGTTGGGGCAGATAAGGGACTGAGGCATCGAGGCTGTGGTCGTGAGCGGTGACGTCTGAAACCAGAAAAGGCAAACAAGGAGTGCTGCGAGTGGCAGAACTGAGCGTGGCTGGGAATGGCGCTGTGGCTGATGGGTTTGATAACTAAATTACATGAGAGGCTGCGTCGTGAGATCACCCTTAATAGACAGCCCAGGATTCGCCTGTCAGTCACGGTTTCTCTGCCACTGTGTGGATTTTAAGATGTCTGGCAAGCTGCAAACTGAAATGCTTCCCCAGATGTAGAGCACCCGTAGCattgctctgctgcaggagctctcTCCCTTGttggctggggatgctggtagaatcttttctctgttgctagaaaaatgtataaaaatgtgatggttattttaatttttttttttccactcctgTGTAAAATTTGGCTGGAACTAGTTGTGTATTCCAAATTCACTGGGAGAACTAAAACCCAGATATATCTACACACATTCCTCTCTTAAGCCTTGTCTCCTTATGAAAACATACTAAAATTCAAGCTTATTCTTGTCTGGAGAGGTGTTTGGCGAatggtgcagctgaacacaaatCCTTGCACAGCCTCAGCTGGAAATAGAGCTTGGATCTGCCAATTTCCCATCAAATTCCCTTCACTGCCACTTGCGGCGGGAGCAGAGCCCTAACATATGTTTGTGAATGTGAAGAACTGGGAAAACATTGACAGCTAGAGTTTAAATAGTTCAGGGAGGAGACTCAGCAGTCCTATCTGGGACTGTGCACACAGCAGAGAGAGCATGTCACAGCCCAGCGCTTCTCCACCCCAACTCCACAAATTTAGAACCATCCTCAAAAATAGCCAGGGAACAACGTTTAATTGGTTTCACAGACAACACATTCTCATGCTGGGATTTATTTCGTAACGTCTAGTGAGTGTCATCACGCTGCACTCAGAGCCTCGGTGCTGGCATTCAGAGAGGACCCAGAGAATGAAAATTACCAGCTTCCCTGATGAAtcactgctttgaaaattcAGCCTTGTGAGAATCCTgtgactatttaaaaaaaaaaaaaaattaattatattacAAGCATGTCTATCACTCATATAATTATCCCTTTCTAGGTTTGATGTGGACAGGGCAGCATTCCTTAAAGCACCATAAACCGGCCAAGACCAATAATGGCTTTAGAAATCAAGTGGAGAAGTTCTCACAATTAAGGTGGGGAATGAGGACAGCTACGGCCAGGCACATAAATACACAGAAGGGCAGCTCTGTGTGCACTCTGTGGGCTCTGGGACTGAGACAACACCTCCTGCTTCGACCTTGGCTTGGACTAAAGAGCTCCTTGCAGCATGAGGGCTACAGGTGCCTTAGTGCTtctcagcctcctgctgctctctttcTTCCTGGGTAAGTGATCTTTTCCCTAgcctagaaaagaaaaacaaacaccaaaacctctcctgacaACAGATTTTGGAGAGTCTTGATCACCGGCTGACAGGCTTGA
This region includes:
- the LOC125333511 gene encoding double-headed protease inhibitor, submandibular gland-like; the protein is MKMANCAALLGLVLLGCLSDLAVAQRRASCGAYLLSGKTMNIACPRNYDPVCGTNGRTYPNECSLCKDFLRNRALDKKHDGRCVRVDCTGFLKPGSGYNIPCTMEYSPICGTNSITYRNKCQFCNAVASGLEVDLQNYGQCYTQQTIDCNQQKGSNLICTSEYNPICGSDSRTYGNKCQFCNAVSRSAGALFFRHLGEC